From the genome of Malus domestica chromosome 04, GDT2T_hap1, one region includes:
- the LOC103425280 gene encoding uncharacterized protein encodes MEWLINAGEILLNPKQQVFIIYLWLLWNAPEKKYFENEVPEIKALKRTTKNYVDDINCTCTVSRRGPSLSLKNNNVWFLPDEGCFKLNVDGDVGVLNGTRGIKAVIRNEEGSLVGAIAMPAPSLISVLAIKLYAIGKGLEFAIDLGCISLIVKTNSLNAVQLVQSDGNCLAIDRVFLDRIRDLIEAHQITVSYVPREANFVAHRLACYSLQCRESSFWVESGPPWLVKSIVAESGEMVYLKCLCRDSFSLAKVFTTGLLS; translated from the coding sequence ATGGAGTGGTTGATTAATGCAGGGGAGATTCTACTGAATCCAAAACAACAAGTTTTCATCATTTATTTGTGGTTACTCTGGAATGCAccggaaaaaaaatattttgagaatGAGGTTCCAGAGATTAAAGCTTTAAAAAGGACGACAAAGAactatgtggatgatatcaaTTGTACTTGTACTGTTTCCCGTAGGGGTCCTTCTTTGTCACTCAAGAATAATAACGTTTGGTTTCTTCCAGATGAAGGTTGCTTTAAACTTAATGTAGATGGTGATGTTGGAGTTTTGAATGGCACACGTGGTATAAAGGCGGTGATCCGTAATGAAGAGGGAAGTCTTGTAGGGGCAATTGCTATGCCGGCCCCCTCCCTCATCTCTGTTCTTGCTATCAAATTATATGCCATTGGAAAGGGATTGGAGTTTGCTATTGACTTGGGTTGCATTTCACTGATAGTCAAAACTAATTCTCTAAATGCAGTTCAACTTGTTCAGAGTGATGGAAATTGTTTGGCTATAGACAGGGTCTTTTTGGATAGGATTCGAGATTTAATCGAAGCGCATCAAATTACGGTTTCCTATGTACCAAGGGAAGCTAACTTTGTGGCGCATAGATTAGCATGTTATAGCTTACAATGTCGTGAGTCCTCGTTTTGGGTTGAGTCTGGGCCACCATGGCTTGTAAAAAGTATCGTGGCTGAGTCCGGGGAAATGGTTTATTTAAAGTGCTTATGTAGAGACTCTTTTTCCTTGGCTAAGGTTTTTACCACTGGTTTACTTagttaa